In Bacillus sp. Cs-700, one genomic interval encodes:
- a CDS encoding DegT/DnrJ/EryC1/StrS family aminotransferase, whose translation MKVPMLDLTEQYQTLKGEIGVALEEVMSSARFILGDNVKKLESDVAEFSHAAHSVGVANGSDALHISLLGCDVGEGDEVICPAFTFFATAGAIARAGATPVFVDIDPKTFNIDPKKVEEAVTNKTKAIIPVHLYGQMADMDALKAIADKHNLAIIEDAAQSIGSEYKGKKVGELGTTATYSFFPTKNLGAYGDAGMIITNNDEVAEKMRVIRVHGSKPKYYHHILGYNSRLDELQAAILNVKFPHLTDWNKQRIEKAERYTSLLNERLGETVTTPYVEEHNYHIFHQYTIRVPKRDELQAYLKEQGVATMIYYPKPLHLQPVFSNLGYKEGDLPVTEKACQEAISLPMFPELKAEQQEYVVDMINKFFN comes from the coding sequence ATGAAAGTACCAATGCTTGATTTAACCGAACAATATCAAACACTTAAAGGTGAAATCGGTGTTGCTTTAGAAGAAGTGATGTCGAGTGCGCGTTTCATTCTCGGAGATAATGTAAAAAAACTTGAAAGTGACGTAGCAGAATTTAGTCATGCTGCTCACAGCGTTGGCGTTGCAAACGGAAGTGACGCCCTACATATTTCTTTATTAGGTTGTGATGTCGGTGAAGGTGATGAAGTGATTTGTCCTGCTTTTACTTTTTTTGCAACTGCGGGTGCCATTGCACGTGCTGGAGCGACACCGGTATTTGTTGATATTGATCCGAAAACTTTTAATATTGATCCGAAAAAGGTTGAAGAGGCTGTAACGAATAAAACGAAAGCCATTATTCCCGTTCATTTATATGGTCAGATGGCTGATATGGATGCTTTGAAGGCTATTGCTGATAAGCACAATTTGGCTATTATTGAAGATGCAGCCCAGTCAATTGGTTCTGAGTATAAAGGTAAAAAAGTAGGGGAGCTTGGTACAACGGCTACATATAGCTTTTTCCCTACAAAAAACCTTGGGGCATATGGGGATGCTGGGATGATCATCACGAATAATGATGAAGTTGCAGAAAAAATGCGCGTTATTCGTGTTCATGGTAGCAAACCAAAATATTATCATCATATTTTGGGTTATAACAGTCGTCTTGATGAACTTCAAGCTGCTATTTTGAATGTGAAGTTTCCACATTTAACGGACTGGAATAAACAACGGATTGAGAAAGCTGAACGTTATACATCATTATTAAATGAGCGTCTTGGGGAAACCGTTACGACACCGTACGTAGAGGAACATAACTATCATATCTTCCACCAATACACCATTCGAGTCCCTAAGCGCGATGAACTTCAGGCGTACTTGAAAGAGCAAGGTGTGGCTACAATGATTTATTATCCAAAACCGCTACACCTGCAACCAGTATTTTCAAATCTTGGTTATAAGGAAGGCGATCTACCAGTTACGGAGAAGGCTTGTCAGGAAGCCATTTCTCTTCCAATGTTCCCTGAACTTAAAGCAGAGCAACAGGAATATGTCGTGGATATGATTAACAAGTTCTTCAACTAA